From a region of the Cucumis sativus cultivar 9930 chromosome 6, Cucumber_9930_V3, whole genome shotgun sequence genome:
- the LOC101206470 gene encoding LOW QUALITY PROTEIN: L-type lectin-domain containing receptor kinase S.6 (The sequence of the model RefSeq protein was modified relative to this genomic sequence to represent the inferred CDS: inserted 2 bases in 2 codons), translated as MSMNLSLPIIILIFFLFLSHFPFLSLSFLLNQNITLSGDAHLRNNAIFLTQERDCLSLSPNSSSSASGFGSAVYVNPVRFLDSSTNSSASFSSRFSLSILPTPLCSFPDGFAFLIASDPESFTLSNSHIPLPNPSHSSPFSFIAVEFDTNFDSNLGDINDNHLGLNVNSPTSLTSVDFRSHGIVLKNGRKITAWIEYRDDSKTIRVWVGYSQTRPVNPLLAAPMDLSKQFKEFMYVGFSASNGQGSALFIVDRWQFRTFGLLPSLSPVDTINEGAGCFMCSSEDLNSDNSRFVDASERRKKSGEMSLVFGGLAAFACSGALILGFVSYTLIKKLRSRVCRGREIDRTCLVKMNRIPTRLSLGEIKLATMGFNQNRVVGEGGSATVYKGSLPSGVEVAVKRFEQGMANNRLPNPFATEFATMVGCLRHKNLVQLHGWCCEANELVLVYEYLANGSLAKLLHETSPNSQFVIPWKKRVSIVLGVASALTYLHEECERQIIHRDVKTCNILLDADLNAKLGDFGLAEVYEHSSLTRIATIPAGTXGYLAPEYLYYGVPTVKTDVYSFGVVILEVASGKRPVDEGGMVLVDWIWVLWEXRSLIEAADPRLMGNYDVVEMERMLMVGLFCVHPNNEKRPTVKEAVRILRGEAPLPVLPLRKPMVGIRPILSDDFEDLENPCSDYIAFEEPAWMTPKSEFG; from the exons ATGTCAATGAACTTATCTCTTCCGATCATCatcttgatcttcttcttgtttctctcccatttcccctttctttccctttcttttctccttaaTCAGAACATCACCCTCTCCGGTGATGCCCATCTCAGAAACAACGCCATTTTTCTCACTCAAGAACGCGACTGCCTTTCCCTTTCTCCAAACTCCTCTTCCTCTGCCTCCGGCTTCGGCTCTGCCGTCTACGTCAATCCCGTTCGCTTTCTTGATTCCTCCACCAATTCTTCTGCTTCTTTCTCCTCTCGTTTCTCCCTCTCCATCCTCCCCACCCCTCTCTGTTCTTTCCCCGATGGTTTCGCCTTCCTCATTGCCTCCGATCCCGAATCTTTTACCCTCTCCAACAGCCATATACCCCTTCCCAACCCCTCTCATAGCTCCCCTTTCTCCTTCATCGCTGTCGAATTCGATACCAACTTCGACTCTAATCTTGGCGACATTAATGACAACCATCTCGGTCTCAATGTCAATTCGCCCACCTCTTTGACCTCTGTGGATTTTCGATCTCATGGCATTGTTCTCAAAAATGGCAGAAAGATTACTGCTTGGATTGAGTATCGAGATGACTCCAAAACGATTCGGGTTTGGGTTGGTTATTCGCAAACGAGACCTGTGAATCCTCTTTTAGCTGCACCGATGGATCTTTCTAAGCAATTTAAGGAGTTTATGTATGTGGGATTCTCTGCTTCCAATGGGCAGGGCTCTGCTCTTTTCATTGTTGATCGTTGGCAGTTCCGAACTTTCGGGTTGCTTCCTTCTTTGAGTCCTGTTGATACCATTAATGAAGGAGCTGGTTGTTTTATGTGTTCGTCGGAGGATTTGAATTCTGATAACAGTCGTTTTGTTGATGCTAGTGAACGGAGGAAGAAGAGTGGCGAAATGAGTCTTGTATTTGGAGGTTTGGCTGCATTTGCTTGTTCTGGTGCTTTAATACTTGGTTTTGTTAGTTATACTTTGATAAAGAAGTTGAGAAGTAGAGTGTGTAGAGGAAGAGAGATTGATAGAACTTGTCTTGTTAAGATGAATAGAATTCCTACAAGATTGTCTCTTGGCGAAATAAAGTTAGCTACAATGGGGTTTAATCAAAACAGAGTTGTTGGGGAAGGTGGTTCTGCTACTGTTTACAAAGGTTCTCTTCCTTCAGGTGTAGAAGTGGCTGTTAAACGTTTCGAGCAAGGTATGGCGAATAACCGTCTACCCAATCCTTTCGCAACGGAGTTTGCAACGATGGTGGGATGTTTACGACACAAGAATTTAGTTCAGCTTCATGGATGGTGTTGTGAAGCAAATGAATTAGTGCTTGTTTATGAGTACTTAGCCAATGGAAGCCTTGCCAAACTTCTTCACGAGACGTCTCCCAATTCACAATTTGTAATTCCATGGAAGAAAAGGGTTTCCATAGTTCTTGGAGTTGCTTCTGCATTGACATATCTTCATGAAGAATGTGAGAGACAAATTATACACAGAGATGTCAAAACTTGCAACATTCTGCTTGATGCAGACTTGAACGCGAAACTCGGTGATTTCGGTTTAGCAGAAGTGTACGAACACAGTTCGTTGACAAGAATAGCAACCATTCCAGCTGGAA ATGGGTATCTGGCACCCGAATACCTTTACTACGGCGTTCCCACCGTGAAAACCGATGTTTACAGCTTTGGTGTGGTGATCCTGGAAGTTGCATCGGGTAAGAGGCCCGTAGATGAAGGCGGGATGGTGCTTGTGGATTGGATTTGGGTTCTATGGG TGAGGAGCCTGATAGAAGCAGCTGATCCAAGGCTGATGGGAAATTACGATGTGGTAGAAATGGAGAGAATGTTAATGGTGGGACTTTTTTGTGTACATCCAAATAATGAGAAGAGGCCAACTGTGAAAGAAGCAGTAAGAATTCTGAGAGGGGAAGCACCACTTCCGGTACTGCCATTAAGAAAACCAATGGTGGGTATTAGGCCTATTTTATCTGATGATTTTGAAGACTTAGAGAATCCTTGTTCGGATTATATCGCTTTCGAGGAACCGGCGTGGATGACTCCCAAAAGTGAGTTTGGTTAG
- the LOC116404632 gene encoding protein MITOFERRINLIKE 1, chloroplastic-like — protein sequence METRLSAALGLPSPDAVCYPSLFEFPTLFSNFDSFFAGNKPSKDRNHFPLPFSSLSLSTEEQVFTPKSPNWVKPVSKSNPKIQSLMKNLSVLERAVVGAAGGAMAGAFTYVCLLPLDTIKTRLQTKGASEIYKNTFDAVVKTFQSRGILGFYSGISAVIVGSAASSAVYFGTCEFGKSILSKFDYPSLLIPPTAGAMGNIISSAVMVPKELITQRMQVGAKGRSWEVLLQILEKDGIMGLYAGYFATLLRNLPAGVLSYSSFEYLKAAVLSKTNSDKLEPIQSVCCGALAGAISATLTTPLDVVKTRLMTQVHGEAANKVSAVMYSGVSATIKQILQEEGWIGLTRGMGPRVLHSACFAAIGYFAFETAKLAILDHYLRQKEASELASAST from the coding sequence ATGGAAACCAGGCTCTCCGCCGCTCTCGGCCTTCCCTCACCGGATGCCGTTTGTTATCCTTCTCTCTTCGAATTCCCCACTCTATTCTCCAactttgattcatttttcGCCGGAAATAAACCCTCCAAAGATCGGAATCACTTCCCTCTTCCGTTTTCTTCATTATCCTTATCCACAGAGGAGCAAGTTTTCACCCCCAAATCCCCCAATTGGGTCAAACCCGTCTCTAAAAGCAACCCAAAAATCCAATCCCTTATGAAGAATTTGTCCGTCCTCGAACGGGCAGTCGTCGGCGCCGCTGGTGGTGCCATGGCCGGCGCCTTTACTTACGTGTGTCTTCTTCCACTTGACACCATTAAAACCAGGCTACAGACAAAAGGGGCTTCAGAGATTTACAAGAACACGTTCGACGCTGTCGTCAAGACCTTTCAATCCAGAGGGATTCTCGGCTTTTACAGCGGCATTTCGGCAGTAATCGTCGGTTCGGCGGCTTCTTCCGCCGTTTATTTTGGGACTTGTGAGTTTGGTAAGTCGATTTTGTCGAAATTTGATTATCCTTCTCTGCTTATTCCTCCAACTGCTGGGGCTATGGGAAATATCATCTCCTCAGCTGTAATGGTGCCGAAGGAATTAATTACTCAGAGAATGCAAGTTGGGGCTAAAGGGAGATCTTGGGAAGTTTTGCTTCAGATTTTAGAGAAAGATGGTATAATGGGTCTTTATGCTGGTTACTTTGCTACATTGCTTAGGAACTTACCTGCTGGGGTTTTGAGTTACTCTTCGTTTGAGTATTTGAAAGCTGCTGTTTTAAGCAAGACGAACAGTGACAAACTTGAACCAATTCAGAGTGTTTGTTGTGGAGCATTGGCAGGTGCTATATCGGCTACTCTTACAACACCTCTTGATGTTGTGAAGACAAGGTTGATGACTCAGGTTCATGGGGAGGCTGCAAACAAAGTTTCAGCTGTAATGTACAGTGGGGTGTCGGCTACAATTAAGCAAATATTGCAGGAAGAGGGGTGGATTGGATTAACCCGTGGGATGGGTCCTAGAGTTCTTCACAGTGCTTGCTTTGCTGCAATCGGCTACTTCGCTTTTGAGACTGCGAAACTTGCTATTTTGGATCATTATCTTAGACAGAAGGAGGCTTCAGAATTGGCTTCTGCTTCAACTTGA